The genomic segment CAATCCAACAGTGCTTTCTTGGCTGGATCTGCATACAACCTGAGTTTTAGTGGTACATATACATGTGTGTGTTTATATGTGTGTGTGGATATCATTAAGACCTACCAAATATGAAATAATCAAGGCTTTTGTTAGGAACAAACTCATAGACGAGTAGCCTTTCTCTTCCTTCCAAGCAGAAACCAAGTAGTCTGACTAAATTTCTGTGCTGAAGCTTGGCCACTAAAAGCACTTCATTCTTAAACTCTGTGTCTCCTTGGCTGGATCCACTTGACAACCTTTTGACCGCAATTATCTGTTCATTGGGGAGCCTACCCTGAAATTACAAATCTCTGTCCGGTTAATGTTTTAGCATGTTTTGATTAAAACACGATGTGTGTCTGAACTCGACAGAGTCATTTACCTTGTAAACAGCTCCAAATCCACCTTCTCCAAGTTTATTAGAATCAGAGAAGTCTTCTGTAGCAACTCGTATTGTCTCGAAGTCAAATTGCAATGACTGAGTAATTTCGATGTCATCATCGTCTTGATTAACTTCACATGggaacaaatttaaaatagtgagtttttaaaatatgttacaaCACAAGCACAATAGTGCAGTCAGAATTTGAAATCGGGTGGTACAATTTCTGAAACAGCACACAAAGGGTATATAAGCCTCTCTTTTTACATTCTCAGCGGCAACTTTACTCATGCTTTCAatcattcaaaaaataattttgtcaGTTTGATAGATTCTAAGTAGTCAAATAGAAATTATCATTTATAGGAAAAAATACTGTAAATTATGACATATCATATATGCACTAGATACTTGGAACTTGCCTGCTAAACGTTTTCTTGCCTTCCTCCTCCTTAAATAACTGCAGAGACAAAGGAGGGAAACGACAGCAAGAACGACAGTAGAAACAACAACGGCAATGACAATTGTTGTGTTTTTGCTCTCTGAAAAAACAAGAATTTTCTGCGGGGTGAGGGAGGCATTTCAACAATTAAGGATGATAAAGTATCAAAAAGTCTAACAATAACAAGTACCTTTGGCGGAAGTGTTATTGAAGGAGGAAGGAGATGATGGTGATGGTGGTATTACATCAGGGTCTAATTTAGGCGTTTGATCGTAGAAGCTGTAAGTTTCGAATCTAATATTACAACTTGGTCTAACAACTCTAACACCCTTCTTGTTCGCACAACACGATGAGATTTCGTATATAGCCCCATCCAAGCATCTATTGCAGTCTGTCTCGGACAAATCAGGGGTGCACTGCACAAGACCATATATGGTTTGAAGAGTTGAAACATCAACACTATCCGCAGCATACTTGCGACGAGAGTCACCTGATGCAGCCACGGCTGTGAGATTCTTCATTAAGTTGGTGAGGGCTTGGTTAAACTTATCCGGTTCCGTTACATTGTTACTGTTCTTCATGGAGAACCAAGGAGAAGATTCCACGACACCGAATATTGAGCGCGGAGAATAACTCAACTGGCATTCGTTGGTCTTCAACCACAAATATGCCTCTTTCTGGTTTGGACAAAGCTGTGTGATCGTGGCTGCAGAATCGTTGAGGCACCTGCGGCACTTATCTGGCTCAACATCTCCTCTGCATAGCCCAATGGCGTTTACTTTGTCATTGTTTTGACCATATGAGAAGTTGTAGAAACCATAATTAATTTCTGTGTGGGAAGAAAGCTTGGATAGAAGGGTGTTGAGATTGTTGTGATAGGTGCTATTGATTGTGTAGTTCCCTTCCTTGTTATCACAGTAGTTGTGGGTAACCTGGGCGCTGGCTCTAGATATTAGACAAGAGAGAAGAAAAGCAAGCATGCAAGAAACAGCGGCCATAGGTACGGCCATCGATAATGTCTCTTGGCTAAAGATTGCTTGTGTCACTTTATAATCTTTCTTCCATCTATCATTTCCACGATCATTCTCTTGGTCTACTTGTgatttaatgttatatattttataaccaGTTGTctgatttttatatattttaatcgtaataaactaattttacatTAGCTTCTCTTCTGGTAAGTAATATATATCTAAGTTCTTAACACTCTTTATGAAATGACACTTGAAGAGGAAATAAAGACACTAAGAAGAGTTTAAATATACTGAGAGCAAAGAAGTAGATgacttttttgtttaaataaggCTTTATGTTCAGACCTATCTTCGTCAGCGGTACGcggaaaattacaaaaattataaaatcaattagcCGACGCTAACGGACAAATGAGCAGAAAAGCAGCGGCGCGTAAAGTGTTGAGTGGAAAGAGCAAAGAAAAGCGGAGAATGAGGGGAAGCCCCTGGTTTGCAATAAAATCATGTGATGACTGAGTCATTAGCATTGTCGTTGGATGACGACTAAAATaagtgaaataaaaacaaaaaatttaataggaATTAAAGTTATTTAGATATTGATATTttcatagaaaaaatattaattaattctgtTTTCGAAAAAGTTGAACGTAATATGTATTAATATCTTCGTAAACGAGGCTAGAATAGATCacaataaaatgtattttctaGTCCACAAACTACGAGAAAAGCGTCCTTTTTTGCATGTGATAAGCAGCGAAAAAACTACATAAATATTATCAAGTAGTTTCAAATTAAGTGCAGACCAAcctatttaaaatgtaaacaattttattgaaaaataatttagtaaaaaaaaataggaaagttagctttttttttatagttattttgttgataaatattCTAATTGTCAATTAAGATCACTAATAAGTcaagttatattatttaatataaatatccattaaatattcaattttaattttaagtatagattttaaagatatattttactatctcaaaaataataaattaaacattaaatatatatatatatatatatatatatatatatatatatatatatatatatatatatatatattaacaacacaattttacataaaaattcttttacatttaaactcaacaaataaaaattacctTCTATGATGGAGAATTTTACAAAATTGGAGAATTTGGAAGAAATTGGAAGTAAAACACCTCTCTCAAGCTTTTTGGAAACTGCTGCATGTTTCAATCACATCTCTCGTTTGCATCATTCTCTCCAACGAAAAAAGAGAAAACCCTCCATGGAAAGAGGAGAACctaaaaaggagaaagaagagttttcaaaaattgttttttattgactTATTTCACATATTCAAAATACAGATTAGAGATAAACAACTATAaatcaactaaaatatataaaacaatgtaaaaataagataaagttaaagattaaataagataaaagtcATGATAAAGTTgattttattcacaaaacttAATACCAACTAAAGTAGAAAATAatgttatcaaatattttaaatgaatatgtTCATATATTGATATATTGAATAAAGGAGTTTGGTATTAATATATTAGATAAATCTATTGATACACTTATTAGAGGAgtctaacaaaaatatattagacaAATATAATATTCCTACactgatttttatttataacaaatatattttatgtattttttacatagtctatcttttatgtttttaaagaatttattctatattttttcaCATCTTATATCTtgtatttacaattttaatctttatatttttacatactTATTGActttttaaacttataaataatttttcactttaattctattcaaaatttaattacaatcttaaaaatattattattattgtcttccacctctaaatatattttaatataatataatatatatttaaatatattataacataatatatttattaacataaaaaacacaaaaaaaaaaacatcaccATCGTGcgtagaaaattatttaaaactaattaataaaataaaaagttgttatCTAAAATGTTAAACATCTACCATCTCACGGAAacatgataagaaaaaaaaacgaaacttaaaaaaagtagtttaactttctaaaaaattataaaatattcaatatattttctaaaataaaatatctatgatataattaattatgttactATGTGGTGAGTCGGATCATGGATCATGGAGAAGAGCGGTGCAACCAGTCGAGTTCGATAGCCGTTGAATATAGTTAAAACACaattaatatgataaattattaatattgacATTAATaaccattaaaaaataaattaataggtTTGATTTTTGTAAACATAATCTCTGAAAGTAGAGTAGAAGTTTAATTTTGGGGTAAGAtacactttttataatataattactgTGGACGTTACTCCCTTGAAGCAAACGGTCATCCAGAACAGAGAGAGGAGGGAGTAAATTTCGTCCAAGCAGGCAGGAGAAGTGAGTAAAATCCATTCTCGCCCCAAtctaacataaacaaattatatttgtaatataattatatttatgtatatgattgacgtgaaaaaagaaaaattatttatttattgtattttatatggataataattatcaatatttgttgtattaattgttaattataaaCTTACGTATATGAttgatgcaaaaaaaaaattaattatttgttgcattttatatgaataataattatcaaaattttattaatatttatatttttattataattattattaatctaAAGGAATAGCCATACATGTATTAAGAAAATcactttatcaaattttaatcagtttttatttttgaataaatccatattaaaattacttttccTCAAGTTAATTACTTTTCCAAGAGAGACATTAAGAAGTATTTGTCCTCTTGATTAATTGTAAGCAGAATTTTACGACTTTTGTTTGTAAATTTCAtaagatattaatttatatgaagTTCCTTGCTTattcataaaattgttttagcAGAGTATCTAAAAACCATACTAAAGGGTGAGTGATATATAGAAAGAAATATACAATTATTTCATGTCTAGTTTTATaggtaatattttatttttgtttatttgtgcGTTTAAAAAGTTTCAGAGATTGACTTGCCATATTTAAGTCATATAATGTATAATTATGTCCATACATATCATGATATCGAacatcaaattattataaaagtacaaaattgaaaagaacAAACCTattgttatgtagtaaggatatttatgtaataacataaatatcttagatattttaaacagttaaaatatcagtcaaagccactaaccacacttttaggtaaggtggttatttttattctttataaatacagtgacaggacccaagtccaggtacgttctctttatgctctagagatcatgaataatacttcagagcagtatccaattactctcttctgagctccagctccataactcatatctgacttgaacgtcggagtatctttgcaggtaccttcccctcctttggcgaatacgaaggacaacagttgaagaaatgcaagcatcccagacatccaggagcaacagagacacacaggaaaatgtacactgaaacattttggcgcccaccgtggggccgagggCCAACCCAAAGAAGCCACAAGAGGAGCACTCGGCCTCGATGAATCACTTTCTCGGACAGAGCTACTCCATCAAATCGCTGCATCGCCACCAAGATTCTCCTCCGCAAGCCGTGACGCCACTGTCATTACCAGATCGAATGACGCCTCCAGCGGgtttctctccttcttccccCGTGAGCCATTGATGCCAGTAGACATCAACGAAATCACTCCCCTTTGTGGGTCAGATCCAGTGCAAAAACATGCTTAATTTCATCATTCACCTCCCTCAAAGATGGTGGACAAATGAGAGAAAACTTCTTCCACTGCCTCTTTGAATCTCGACGTCGTCATCCCAGTCTTTCCTTCCATTTGGAAGATACAACAATGTCATGAAAGGGCTGCCGCCTTCATCGCCGCTACTGCAAAGATCAAAACCACAATTTCTAATTCCCCAAATTCCCAATTACCCCAGAAATTGCAGAACAATGGGAACCCTAGATTCCCAAATCGCCACCAAGCCAGGACCACCACCATTCGTTGAGCTCGTCGCCGGCCACGGAATCAGGCTCccctttttctcttctccttaCGCACAAGAGGGATAACCTTCTCCTCCATGAATCGCTTCTTGGGCGAACTCAGCCAGCGTGCCCACCGTCAAGACCATCGTCGGCTTCACCAGGGCTCTTACCCTTCTCCTTTCTCGCGTGCGAGGTTCTCTCCGCGCAGCATCTTCGCCATCATGGACAGAGTACAGGCTTTGGAACATCTGGTTGCCGCTGCAAATGTAGATCCCGCCAGTATCCTGCAGCAAACCGTCTGCTATGATCAGTCAAATTCTTtgaatttctctttttcttggGGTTTTGCTATCCAAGTTTATCAAGGAAATGAACTTGTACCTGACCTCCTTTCGGTGCAGAGAACTTTTGTTCCATGGAGGAGGGGTAGTAAAAGTCAATGCCAATTTCATGTTTAACACCAGAGATTATCTCAGAGATCTTTGTAACAGGCCTTCAGTATTTTTCTTCAAACGTTCGGCCACTACCACTCGACCATTCGTCAATACGAGCGCACCCGCATTCGGCCTCAACGTTCGACAGTCCAGTACAAACGAGCGTTCAAGAAGCGCTCGCCAAAGCCTGTGTTCGAGCGTCCTTGTTGTTTGCCGTTCGCCCTCACCATTTGGATCCGAACATTCGACGAGCCATgtgacgagcgttcgtcctcgcaCTCAGACTTTAACGCTCGACAACGTTCGGATCCCAAGCGTTCGTCCACTCGAATGCACAACGTTCGCTCAATAACGTTCGTCGGATAATGGAGTGTCGGCCACCCGCTCAATATCTTTCGTCCACTAGAATCCGCCAGCATTCGCTCATTCTACTACAACTGATGTTCGCACATTGGtcctcaatgacgttcggccATCCATGGCCTCAACCATTCAGCCATTCGCTCATCATTGTGAACGAGCGTCCAAACACTTGGCCTCACACTCGGCCTCTCGACATCTACAGCTCGACCATCTACGGCACGTCCTATTGACGTTCAGCCTGGAGCGTTCGTCTCTCCTCTCAGCATCGACATTCAGTCCCTTGCGCTCGACTAGACCGCTCGACAACTCATGTGTACGAGCGTCCAAACAGccggacgttcgtcctcacccTGCGGAAACGAATGCTCGACACTcaatgtggacgagcgttcaaacagcaGCCGCTCGTCCTCATCTTTATATCCGAACGCTCGACACTCAATGTGGACGACCGTTCAATAAGCAGACCGTTCGTCACCTCCCTTCGGAATCAAATGCACGACAATCAGTAGGTGTACGAACGTTCAAACACTGGGCCGTTCGGTTTCAACCGCTCATCCGCACGTTCGGTCTCTACCGCTCGACCATTCTTCAATACGAGCGCTCCCACATTCGGCCAATCACTTCATTAGCGTTCGCCAAATTCCGTAGGAAGCATTCGGTCACTTCATCTCTTTGACGCTCGGCCTCCAGCGTCCAGCCACCAGGTTTGCAACTTGACCAAACGGTCTCACCTATAtgcttaatattatttcttacaaTGCAGATAAACTTATCTTGTACATAAAAGCGGACACTTGAAAGCCGATCATCCTGAAGCACTTCTAAGCCCAGCTGCATCGagcaacacgtgcataaagggatacactcccgctggccgatgttcgccctagaacacccagctgcatcgagcaacacgtgcaaaaagggatacactcccgctggccgatgttcgccctagaacacccagctgcatcgagcaacacgtgcataaagggatacactcccgctggccgatgttcgccctagaacacccagctgcatcgagcaacacgtgcataaagggatacactcccgctggccgatgttcgccctagaacacccagctgcatcgagcaacacgtgcataaagggatacactcccgctggccgatgttcgccctagaacacccaggtgcatcgaACAAAGGGACAcactcaacgctcgacattcaatggTTAACGAGCGCCCACTCAGTcagcgttcggcctcaacgctcgacaaacaATTATCAACGAGCGTCCCCtcggtcagtcgttcggcctcaacgctcgacattcgattatcaacgaacgtccactcagtcagtcgttcggcctcaacgctcgacaaacaATTATCAACGAGCGTCCCCtcggtcagtcgttcggcctcaacgctcgacattcgattatcaacgaacgtccactcagtcagtcgttcggcctcaacgctcgacaaacaattatcaacgagcgtccactcggtcagccgttcggcttcaacgctcgacattcaattgtcagcgagcgtccaatcagtcagtcgttcggcctcaacgctcaacaTTCAATTGTCAAAGAGCGTCCTCATGATCGGCCTCGCATGCCACTCGGCCTCCACCGCTCGGTCATACGTATCctcacgttcggcctcacttgCTCCAGCAACCACTCGGTCACGATCAATCCACACATGAGCAATGACCAGGAACACGTTCTCTAATTACAGCAAagacagcctccctcaaactcataagtcctatagttaccacgtcaacggttaactcggacttggggggcatgttatgtagtaaggatatttatgtaataacataaatatcttagatattttagacagttaaaatatcagtcaaagccactaaccacacttttaggtaaggtggttatttttattctttataaatacagtgacaggacccaagtccaggtacgttctctttatgctctagagatcatgaataatacttcagagcagtatccaattactctcttctgagctccagctccataactcatatctgacttgaacgtcggagtatctttgcaggtaccttcccctcctttggcgaatacgaaggacaacagttgaagaaatgcaagcatcccagacatccaggagcaacagagacacacaggaaaatgtACACTGAAACACCTATCAATTTGATTTCTCAAAAAATTTCTACCCATGAATAACTTTACAAAGATTGTAAACTATGAGAGACATGGATGATGAAAGATCCACTCTGATGAACAACATCTAGCGAGGGAATAGCTCAGTAATTGAAGCTTCATTTTCTGATTCTTGAGCTGATTTAAGTATCTGTCCACTTGATTCTCTTTCCCTTGAATTATACTCCCATGACTGCATCTCTGGAAAGCTTCTAGTTCTACTGTTCATATAAAATGCAGGTTCTGCAGGAATAGGGAGACTCAGAGAATAGCTGTTAAGCATCAGTATAATGGTAGCCATGGTCGGTCTGTCAATTAAATTTTCTTGAACACAGAGTAAACCAATATGGATGCATCTAAGCATTTCATTCCGTGAATTGTTGTTGAGTGGTGGATCTACAATATTTAATGCCTTCCCCTCCTTCCAGTTTCTCCAAGCCTGCAAAATTTGTTATCAGATCACGGATTCACTTCTACATTAACGTTTTGGAGCATGTAATCTTCTAATCCATAATTTAGGTGGCAAAGAAGAAGCAAGTGACCAAAAAAAGACTTACGAAGCTTAACAGATCCTCCATGTTCTCCCCATTAATGATTCCACTGTTTTTCTGGCCACTTACAATCTCAAGAATCAGTACACCAAAACTGAAGACGTCTGATTTCACCGAAAACTGTCCATGCATTGCATACTCTGGTGCCATATATCCACTACAGACCAATATGGAAAGGTCTATTAATTTCGTTTTGTTTCAGTTTCTAATGCCATTGGCAGCTTAAATTCTGAATTACTGTTAAAAACTTTTAGGTATCACTCGGCCATATTAAATCGATACATTCTAACAACTGCCTAAGCCTCAAACTCTTTGAATAGTAACTAATTCATGATTTGGtgaaaattaatgataaaatttctCTTTGATGGTTGATTGAAATTAAACTCTCAACCATCAACAAGCTATAAAATATTCTAATACTTACTAGGTTCCAACAATTCTACTTGTGTTTGCTTGAGTTTGATCCAATAAAACCAGTCTTGCCATGCCAAAATCTGCTATCTTAGGATTCATCTCTTCATCTAAGAGAATGTTGCTTGCTTTGAGATCACGATGGATAATTCGTAGTTGAGAATCTTCGTGAAGGTAGAGAAGACCTCGAGCAATACCTCTAATGATTTGGTAGCGCTTTTCCCAATCCAATTGTGCTTTCATGGCTGGATCTGCATATGTAGAGCGCCAACAGTTTTAGCTCTATTGATAAATAGGTTTGTATTGAGCAAAAAGTGATAAATAGAACAGGAGTGTAATTATGCGATGATAAAAGGTACCAAATATGAAATAATCAAGGCTTTTATTGGGAACAAATTCATAAACAAGTAGTCTTTCTCTTCCTTCCAAGCAGAAACCAAGTAGTCTAACTAAATTTCGGTGTTGAAGTTTCACCACTAAAACCACTTCATTCTTAAATTCCACATCTCCTTGCCCAGAATCTCTGGACAACCTTTTCACTGCAATCATCTGTCCATTGGACAGCCTACCCTGAAAATATATCTCTGTCAGGTACAGTAACTAATTTGCTAACTGCTGTTATAGTATGTTTTGATTATGCGTGTCTGAATTCAACAGGGTTACTTACTCGGTAAACAGCTCCAAATCCACCTTGTCCAAGTTTATTGGAATCAGAGAAGTCTTCTGTGGCTACTCGTATTGTGTCAAAGTTGAATTGCAATGACTCGGCAATTTTAATTCcatcctcatcttcatcttcttctttaacTTCACGTGAGAAACGGATTTAAACTAGTTAGTTTTGCGAATACGTCCGAAGAAAAATACTGCTGTCAGTGCATTCGGGGTGTTTGTCTGTTTATCGTAACAATATAGGAGTTCGaaaattgaaaactaaaatatcacAATAAATTGATAACTGGACTTGCCTGCAAGATCTTTCCTTGCCTTCCTCCTCCTTAGATATAGGAAGAGACAAATGAGCAAAATAACGACAACAGTAGCCACAACTATGGCGATGACAATTATTGTTGTGTTGCCATTTTCTGCAGAAACAAGAATCCTCTGCCCGGTGAGACATTTCAGGGAATAAGGATTGTAAAATACCAAAAAGCCTAATTACTAGTTACAGAAGAAGTTGGCAGTGCATATAAGCACCTGTCATTCCCGACTAAAATTTAAACTCCATCGGATgaataaggaaaacaaaacTCGAGAAAGAAGAAAACGTGTTAAAAGTGAGATTTGGGTTCCTATTTATTTGGGTGAACTTTAGGTTAGGaaaattgagaagaaaaagaagtaccTTCTGAGGAAGTGGTATTGATGGACGGAGGAGGTGCCTCCGGATCTGGGTCTAACGTGTTGAAATGTAAATCTAAACTACTTAACCACTTTAACTGTCATAATGACATTATACTTCTTTGTATATATACTGGTTTTTCATTAATGAGAAATATATCGTTTCTCTATTCTCTGCATTACTTCTCTTTGCTATCAGTTTACTTTCTCTGAAACTCTCTACAGCGCCAACTCTATCAGTGGTATTCAGAGCTACAGGTTGTTGAACCTGGTGGAGCATCGAACAGACAAAGGAATTGTCTTGTGAAGAAGGATTCACGTTGAAAGGGCGATGGCAGGAATGATCCAGAACAGCTTGTCGGTGTTCGATGGGAAGAATTACGATGATTGGTGCGTAAAGATGGATGCCATTCTGGGCTTCCATGAACTTGATGAAATTGTCAAGAAAGGGTTTAAAGAACCTACAAAAGGTGACAcggaagaaatgaaaaagatcTACAAAGAAAGCAAGAAACTGGACTGCAAGGGACGAATGCTTCTACACCAGTGTATTTCTGCAACGATATTTCAGAAGGTGTCTAAGGCAGTAACAGCCAAAGAAGCCTGGGACATATTACAAGACGGATATGGAAACTCAGGAAGAATAAAGAAGGTAAAACTTCAATCACTGCAGAGACAATATGAACTCTTGAGCATGGGAGAGCAAGAAACCATCGAAGAGTATATTGGCAGAATTCAGGTGGTTGTTAATGCAATGCGAGCGTGTGATAAAGTGgtaaaagataagaagatagttGAAAAGATCTTGAGAACATTAACGCCTCAGTACGATCATATTGTCGTGGCCATTGAGGAAAGCAAAGATCTAGAGAAAATGAAGGTAGAAGAGTTACAAAACTCTCTTGAAGCACATGAACAACGACTGATTGAGAGAAGAACAACAGAACAGAATGCAACACAACACACAAATCAAGCGCTTCAGGCtagaagcaatcaaacttacaAGAACCGTGGAACTggcagaggaagaggaagatcaCGTGGCGGTCGTGGAGGCCGAAATGGAGGAAGATTCACGAATACCTTTGAACAAATCAAAGATGACAGCAGTAACGAATACAGAGAGGGAAATAATAAAGCTAGAGGAAAGTTCAGAGGTAAGGGAGGAAGAAAGAATATTGACAAACGAAATGTGCAATGCTTCACGTGTAGTAAATATGGCCATTACTCATCTGAGTGTTGGCATAATGAAAACAACAAGAAAGAGAAGAGCGATGAAGCAAATCTTGTAAAAGAAGAACTGGAATCAGACTCAGATCACGTTCTGTTGATGAGTATTGCTGCACATGATAAGAATTACAGTAGGTGGAAAACAGACAAAGGTAAAGCCGACCAAACAGAGTACGTGTCACTCACTGGGAAAACAAGCCATGCAGAGGAAGAAGTCTCGTGGTATCTGGATACGGGCTGCTCCAACCACATGACAGGTAATAGAAAATGGTTGCTTGATCTGGATACAAGTGTCAAGGGCACAGTACAGTTTGCAGATAATAGCATAATTAAAGCTGAAGGCACAGGCAAAGTGTTAATCACTCGCAAAGATGGAAGATCTGTATTCATGCACAATGTTCTATATGTACCCGCAATGAAAAGCAATCTTCTCAGTCTCGGCCAACTTCTCGAAAAGGGTTATACCATGAAGATGCAACAGAAACACATTGAGGTATTCGACGAAAGACAGAGGATGGTTCTCAAAGCTCCCCTTGCACGAAATCGAACATTTAGAGTAAATCTGAATGCAACAGAGATACAATGTTTGATTGCAACAAGTGCTAAGGAAGAAAATGAGTGGTTGTGGCACTTTCGATATGGGCACCTCAATTTTAGAAGCCTATGTCAACTGAAAGATAAAGATCTTGTGAGAGGCATTCCTACACTCGTTATACCAAACAAAGTTTGT from the Vigna angularis cultivar LongXiaoDou No.4 chromosome 3, ASM1680809v1, whole genome shotgun sequence genome contains:
- the LOC128195765 gene encoding cysteine-rich receptor-like protein kinase 44, yielding MAVPMAAVSCMLAFLLSCLISRASAQVTHNYCDNKEGNYTINSTYHNNLNTLLSKLSSHTEINYGFYNFSYGQNNDKVNAIGLCRGDVEPDKCRRCLNDSAATITQLCPNQKEAYLWLKTNECQLSYSPRSIFGVVESSPWFSMKNSNNVTEPDKFNQALTNLMKNLTAVAASGDSRRKYAADSVDVSTLQTIYGLVQCTPDLSETDCNRCLDGAIYEISSCCANKKGVRVVRPSCNIRFETYSFYDQTPKLDPDVIPPSPSSPSSFNNTSAKESKNTTIVIAVVVSTVVLAVVSLLCLCSYLRRRKARKRLAVNQDDDDIEITQSLQFDFETIRVATEDFSDSNKLGEGGFGAVYKGRLPNEQIIAVKRLSSGSSQGDTEFKNEVLLVAKLQHRNLVRLLGFCLEGRERLLVYEFVPNKSLDYFIFDPAKKALLDWAMRYRIIKGISRGLLYLHEDSLLRIIHRDLKASNILLDEEMNPKIADFGMARLVLLDQTHANTDRVVGTYGYMAPEYITQGQFSVKSDIFSFGVLLLEIVSGQKNSSFRHGENVEDLLSFTWRNWREGTAVNIVDPSLNNNSLNEVMRCIHIGLLCVQENITNRPTMATVMLMLSSYSLSLPIPSEPAFYAHSTTRSLPATYSWGHSSRATTNKSAQESENENSITELYPR
- the LOC108324785 gene encoding cysteine-rich receptor-like protein kinase 44, producing MRVAAISRMFILFLCFPFLKFISLGSAQNVCDNGHGNYTANSTYSTNLNTLLSSLSSDTQIDYGFYNFSYGENSNIVNAIGLCRGDLEPEECRSCLNDSRVDITQACPNQKKAILWSEKCMLRYSNDTIFHKMETSPGYYMWNANNVTELDQFSAVLDDLMKNVTGRAASGDSRRKYATAENSTAINFQTIYGLVQCTPDLSQQECNQCLEGAISEIPTCCNGKQGGRVLRPSCNIRFETYSFYETMVHPEAPPPSINTTSSEGTSFSSQTIIVIAIVVATVVVILLICLFLYLRRRKARKDLAGKSKDEDEDGIKIAESLQFNFDTIRVATEDFSDSNKLGQGGFGAVYRGRLSNGQMIAVKRLSRDSGQGDVEFKNEVVLVVKLQHRNLVRLLGFCLEGRERLLVYEFVPNKSLDYFIFDPAMKAQLDWEKRYQIIRGIARGLLYLHEDSQLRIIHRDLKASNILLDEEMNPKIADFGMARLVLLDQTQANTSRIVGTYGYMAPEYAMHGQFSVKSDVFSFGVLILEIVSGQKNSGIINGENMEDLLSFAWRNWKEGKALNIVDPPLNNNSRNEMLRCIHIGLLCVQENLIDRPTMATIILMLNSYSLSLPIPAEPAFYMNSRTRSFPEMQSWEYNSRERESSGQILKSAQESENEASITELFPR